The Budorcas taxicolor isolate Tak-1 chromosome 5, Takin1.1, whole genome shotgun sequence genome includes a window with the following:
- the RHOU gene encoding rho-related GTP-binding protein RhoU encodes MPPQQGDPAFPGRCEAPPVPPRRERGGRGPGAPGGRGRAGGAEGHGVKCVLVGDGAVGKTSLVVSYTTNGYPTEYIPTAFDNFSAVVSVDGRPVKLQLCDTAGQDEFDKLRPLCYTNADIFLLCFSVVGPSSFQNVSEKWVPEIRCHCPKAPIILVGTQSDLREDVKVLIELDKCKEKPVPEEAARLCAEEIKATSYIECSALTQKNLKEVFDAAIVAGIQYSDSQQQPKKSKSRTPDKMKTLSKSWWKKYCCFV; translated from the exons ATGCCCCCGCAGCAGGGGGACCCCGCGTTCCCGGGCCGCTGCGAGGCGCCGCCCGTGCCGCCCCGCCGGGAGCGCGGGGGCCGTGGGCCCGGGGCGCCGGGGGGCCGGGGACGCGCGGGCGGCGCCGAGGGCCACGGCGTCAAGTGCGTGCTGGTCGGCGACGGCGCCGTGGGCAAGACCAGCTTGGTGGTGAGCTACACCACCAACGGCTACCCCACCGAGTACATCCCCACCGCCTTCGATAACTTCTCGG CTGTGGTTTCCGTGGATGGACGGCCTGTGAAACTCCAGCTCTGTGACACTGCAGGACAG GATGAGTTTGACAAGCTCCGGCCTTTGTGCTACACCAACGCTGACATCTTCCTCCTGTGCTTCAGTGTCGTGGGTCCCTCCTCCTTCCAGAACGTCAGTGAGAAATGGGTGCCAGAGATTCGGTGCCACTGTCCCAAAGCCCCCATCATCCTCGTGGGGACACAGTCGGACCTCAGAGAAGACGTCAAAGTCCTCATCGAGCTGGACAAATGCAAAGAGAAGCCAGTACCTGAGGAGGCGGCCAGGTTGTGTGCCGAGGAGATCAAAGCCACCTCCTACATTGAGTGCTCAGCCTTGACTCAGAAGAACCTCAAAGAGGTCTTCGATGCAGCCATTGTGGCCGGCATTCAGTACTCGGACTCCCAGCAGCAGCCAAAGAAGTCCAAGAGCAGGACTCCCGACAAGATGAAGACCTTGTCCAAGTCCTGGTGGAAGAAGTACTGCTGTTTCGTATGA